The following proteins come from a genomic window of Kocuria palustris:
- a CDS encoding acyltransferase family protein — MARSTTAAAAADSGTTEGSTAGPGRQRWIDTVKGTAIVLVVLGHAYGLQQDYGWEAHWLWNDLNILLGLWRMPVFMLVAGFFVVRSLEKYGTQYWRRRPLNMLWLFAVWTVVFAAVYPLIGAVTPGLSPGEKLGEWLHETLSFDSYLWFLMALAVYYSLQAVVGPRPRLAVVLVALVLYVIFVPGLLDKVSWGSNEVPKHWLFFLAGAWGSTAIRARVPRISPWQGLGWCAAFAVSLLLWMPTRDVPVLEHFTAAVPPLLGIPAGLWLLHLLDGRRGMGWARRTGAQSLPIYVLHPLILQLVLGAMMRVSWPEPVSTLMLWAGPVVLTTATVVLALVIHRATVSVPLLWALPQPADPPVSRGRHAV, encoded by the coding sequence ATGGCACGCAGCACCACGGCCGCCGCGGCGGCGGACAGCGGGACGACGGAGGGATCCACGGCCGGGCCGGGGCGGCAGCGGTGGATCGATACGGTCAAGGGGACCGCGATCGTGCTGGTGGTGCTCGGGCATGCCTACGGGCTGCAGCAGGACTACGGCTGGGAGGCCCACTGGCTGTGGAATGACCTCAACATCCTGCTCGGTCTGTGGCGCATGCCGGTGTTCATGCTCGTGGCGGGCTTCTTCGTCGTGCGCTCGCTCGAGAAGTACGGCACGCAGTACTGGCGCCGACGCCCGCTGAACATGCTGTGGCTGTTCGCGGTGTGGACGGTCGTGTTCGCTGCGGTGTACCCGCTGATCGGCGCCGTCACCCCCGGGCTGAGCCCCGGTGAGAAGCTCGGGGAGTGGCTCCACGAGACGCTGAGCTTCGACTCCTACCTCTGGTTCCTGATGGCCCTGGCGGTCTACTACAGCCTGCAGGCCGTGGTGGGGCCCCGCCCTCGCCTTGCCGTGGTCCTGGTGGCGCTGGTGCTCTACGTGATCTTCGTGCCGGGGCTGCTGGACAAGGTCTCCTGGGGCAGCAACGAGGTCCCCAAGCACTGGCTGTTCTTCCTGGCCGGGGCCTGGGGCAGCACCGCCATTCGCGCTCGCGTGCCCAGGATCTCGCCGTGGCAGGGCCTCGGCTGGTGCGCCGCCTTCGCGGTCTCGCTGCTGCTGTGGATGCCCACGCGCGACGTCCCCGTCCTGGAGCACTTCACGGCCGCCGTGCCCCCGCTGCTGGGCATTCCCGCCGGACTGTGGCTGCTGCATCTTCTCGACGGCCGCCGCGGCATGGGCTGGGCGCGTCGGACCGGGGCGCAGAGCCTGCCGATCTACGTGCTGCACCCGCTGATCCTGCAGCTGGTGCTCGGTGCGATGATGCGCGTGAGCTGGCCTGAGCCTGTGTCCACGCTGATGCTCTGGGCGGGCCCTGTCGTGCTGACGACGGCGACCGTCGTCCTGGCCCTGGTCATCCACCGGGCCACCGTCTCGGTGCCGCTGTTGTGGGCACTGCCGCAGCCGGCCGATCCGCCGGTCTCGCGCGGTCGCCACGCGGTCTGA